A stretch of Flavobacterium sp. N2270 DNA encodes these proteins:
- a CDS encoding DUF3822 family protein: protein MVVTNNDITQKNYKKLSIQISLSGLSFCVFDLLTNTVLSVQSVVFTKNSIIEEALWKVFIDYPILTQNYDEVIVLHDNNLNTFVPKSLFDEKYLGSYLQYNVKVFETDLFNFDTISSNEMNNVYVPYVNINNFLLDQYSSFNYKHKNSILVERLLNLNNSLHEKEVYIHFQSNYFEIIVLKGNKLIFFNSFEYSSPEDFIYYILFTFEQLQLNPESISVKILGTISKDSDYFIIAYKYIRNCNLFDTFILPSTFGKSEDEIRNHFILFHA from the coding sequence ATGGTAGTAACGAATAACGATATTACACAAAAGAATTATAAAAAGTTGTCCATTCAAATTTCTTTGAGTGGACTTTCTTTTTGTGTCTTTGACCTTCTTACAAATACAGTTTTATCTGTTCAGTCTGTTGTATTTACTAAAAATAGTATTATTGAAGAAGCTCTTTGGAAAGTATTTATTGATTACCCTATTCTTACTCAAAATTATGATGAAGTTATTGTTTTACATGATAACAACTTAAATACATTTGTTCCAAAATCATTATTTGACGAAAAATATTTAGGAAGTTATTTACAATATAATGTTAAGGTTTTTGAAACTGATTTATTTAATTTTGATACAATTTCATCAAATGAAATGAATAACGTTTATGTTCCATATGTAAACATCAACAACTTCTTATTAGACCAATACAGTTCATTTAATTACAAGCATAAAAATTCTATTTTAGTAGAACGTTTATTAAATTTGAACAATTCTTTACACGAAAAAGAAGTTTATATTCATTTTCAGTCTAATTATTTTGAAATTATTGTGCTAAAAGGAAATAAATTAATCTTTTTTAACTCATTTGAATACAGTTCGCCTGAAGATTTTATTTATTACATTTTATTTACTTTTGAACAACTTCAATTGAATCCAGAATCTATTTCAGTAAAAATTTTAGGAACAATTTCTAAAGATTCTGACTATTTTATAATAGCATATAAATACATTAGAAATTGTAATTTATTTGACACTTTTATTTTACCATCTACATTTGGTAAATCAGAAGATGAAATAAGAAATCATTTTATCCTTTTTCACGCATGA
- a CDS encoding RsmD family RNA methyltransferase: MRIISGKYKGRRLTAPKKLPVRPTTDMAKEALFNILNNHFNFTELKILELFAGTGNISYEFASRGSAPITCVDGDFGCVSYIKKISTEFDFDITAIKSDAFKFLERCKSSFDIVFADPPYGLTQQQFENISTLVFENNLLDEEGMLIIEHSKDTKLEKMPYFSFAKSYGGTTFSFFEFEVSDEEE; this comes from the coding sequence ATGAGAATAATATCTGGAAAATACAAAGGCAGACGTTTAACTGCTCCAAAAAAATTACCCGTTCGCCCTACAACTGACATGGCAAAAGAAGCTTTGTTTAATATTTTAAACAATCATTTTAATTTTACCGAATTAAAAATTCTTGAGCTTTTTGCAGGAACTGGAAACATTAGTTATGAATTTGCATCTAGAGGAAGCGCTCCTATTACTTGTGTTGATGGTGATTTTGGTTGTGTAAGTTATATAAAAAAGATATCAACAGAATTTGACTTTGATATTACAGCTATAAAAAGTGATGCTTTTAAGTTTTTAGAGCGTTGTAAAAGTTCATTCGATATCGTTTTTGCTGATCCACCTTATGGGTTAACACAACAGCAATTTGAAAATATTTCTACTTTAGTTTTTGAGAACAATTTGTTAGATGAAGAAGGAATGTTAATTATTGAACATTCAAAAGATACAAAACTTGAAAAAATGCCGTACTTTTCATTTGCAAAAAGTTATGGTGGAACCACTTTTTCGTTTTTTGAGTTTGAAGTTTCAGATGAAGAAGAGTAA